From a single Nicotiana tomentosiformis chromosome 2, ASM39032v3, whole genome shotgun sequence genomic region:
- the LOC104095778 gene encoding ras-related protein RABC2a-like isoform X2 has protein sequence MGSSTAAQSNSSNSSYDLSFKILLIGDSGVGKSSLLLSFISNAIDDITPTIGVDFKIKTLTVGGKRLKLTVWDTVYDVTRRDTFTNLSDVWAKEVELYCTNEDCIKMLVGNKTDRESERVVSREEGVALAKELGSLFLECSAKTRANVEQCFEELTLKIMEVPSLLEEGSAPGKKNILKQKQERQTAQSSCCS, from the exons ATGGGATCATCAACGGCGGCGCAGAGCAACAGCAGCAACAGCAGCTATGATTTGTCTTTTAAGATATTATTGATCGGTGATTCAGGAGTTGGCAAGAGCAGCTTGCTCCTTAGTTTCATTTCTAATGCTATTGACGATATTACCCCTACCATTG GTGTCGATTTTAAAATCAAGACGCTCACTGTTGGTGGGAAAAGATTGAAGCTTACCGTTTGGGACACAG TTTACGATGTGACAAGGAGAGACACATTCACAAACCTATCTGATGTGTGGGCAAAAGAGGTGGAGCTTTACTGTACTAATGAGGATTGTATCAAGATGCTGGTTGGAAACAAAACTGACAGA GAATCTGAGAGAGTTGTGAGCAGGGAGGAAGGTGTTGCTCTAGCAAAAGAGCTTGGAAGTTTATTTCTTGAGTGCAGTGCTAAAACCCGAGCAAATGTAGAGCAATGCTTTGAAGAGCTTACCTTAAAG ATAATGGAGGTACCAAGTCTTCTGGAAGAAGGATCTGCTCCAGGGAAGAAAAATATCTTGAAACAGAAACAAGAACGCCAAACAGCACAGAGTAGTTGTTGCTCATGA
- the LOC104095778 gene encoding ras-related protein RABC2a-like isoform X1, producing the protein MGSSTAAQSNSSNSSYDLSFKILLIGDSGVGKSSLLLSFISNAIDDITPTIGVDFKIKTLTVGGKRLKLTVWDTAGQEKFRTLTNSYFRGAQGIILVYDVTRRDTFTNLSDVWAKEVELYCTNEDCIKMLVGNKTDRESERVVSREEGVALAKELGSLFLECSAKTRANVEQCFEELTLKIMEVPSLLEEGSAPGKKNILKQKQERQTAQSSCCS; encoded by the exons ATGGGATCATCAACGGCGGCGCAGAGCAACAGCAGCAACAGCAGCTATGATTTGTCTTTTAAGATATTATTGATCGGTGATTCAGGAGTTGGCAAGAGCAGCTTGCTCCTTAGTTTCATTTCTAATGCTATTGACGATATTACCCCTACCATTG GTGTCGATTTTAAAATCAAGACGCTCACTGTTGGTGGGAAAAGATTGAAGCTTACCGTTTGGGACACAG CTGGACAGGAGAAGTTCAGGACATTGACAAACTCCTACTTCAGAGGTGCTCAGGGAATCATTCTTG TTTACGATGTGACAAGGAGAGACACATTCACAAACCTATCTGATGTGTGGGCAAAAGAGGTGGAGCTTTACTGTACTAATGAGGATTGTATCAAGATGCTGGTTGGAAACAAAACTGACAGA GAATCTGAGAGAGTTGTGAGCAGGGAGGAAGGTGTTGCTCTAGCAAAAGAGCTTGGAAGTTTATTTCTTGAGTGCAGTGCTAAAACCCGAGCAAATGTAGAGCAATGCTTTGAAGAGCTTACCTTAAAG ATAATGGAGGTACCAAGTCTTCTGGAAGAAGGATCTGCTCCAGGGAAGAAAAATATCTTGAAACAGAAACAAGAACGCCAAACAGCACAGAGTAGTTGTTGCTCATGA